A region of Dioscorea cayenensis subsp. rotundata cultivar TDr96_F1 chromosome 5, TDr96_F1_v2_PseudoChromosome.rev07_lg8_w22 25.fasta, whole genome shotgun sequence DNA encodes the following proteins:
- the LOC120262138 gene encoding stress response protein NST1-like produces MEGGGGIPSASGGSNIAPCAMLGLEMPLHHHNQQQQQLLSFSNHSREAENRHPPQAIRAGGYSTNFNVSGRGKQQQQPSLSSEEEALPAAPEGAGGDGTKRVGVVQTQTASPWQRMKWTDSMIRLLIMVVYCVGDDIGADGGGDTQHAAVGKGKKAASSAGQLQQKKGKWKSVSRAMMERGYCVSPQQCEDKFNDLNKRYKRVNDLLGKGTACRVVENQSLLDSMDNLSPKAKEEARKLLNSKHLFFREMCAYHTSCTAAASASASASVAPLPSSATAAPDHFHDQQAPHVLAAPAAAAAAAGDTGQQMMEMERERPDDEDDADNEVEGEDDYNDEYLDDEDDEDEGHHRARHHHSHQHYKHEERERGRVRDRDRDADEDTKDATTMVAGTKRPRRLSLGLPSASSASSPLSLSLSSPSSASTSMQQLRSELMGLANGGLSEPHQKHWLKNRALELEEQQVHLQSRAFELERQRFKWLRFSSNKERELEKAKIENERLRLENERMLLLLRQKELQLINASGTVTFLASNSDAQHQQQQQLLSGNYKRSADHHPYPL; encoded by the coding sequence ATGGAAGGAGGCGGTGGCATTCCCAGTGCCAGTGGTGGCAGCAACATTGCTCCTTGTGCAATGCTTGGATTAGAGATGCCCCTTCACCACCATAatcagcagcaacagcagctcTTATCCTTCTCTAATCATTCACGTGAAGCTGAGAACCGGCATCCTCCACAAGCAATCAGAGCCGGTGGCTATAGCACCAACTTCAATGTCAGCGGTAGAGGGAAGCAACAGCAGCAGCCGTCATTGAGCTCCGAAGAAGAGGCTCTTCCGGCGGCTCCCGAGGGCGCTGGTGGGGATGGTACAAAGCGTGTTGGAGTTGTGCAGACACAGACGGCATCTCCATGGCAGAGGATGAAATGGACGGACAGCATGATACGGCTCCTCATCATGGTGGTTTACTGCGTCGGAGATGATATAGGAGCGGACGGCGGCGGGGACACGCAACACGCAGCGGTGGGAAAGGGCAAGAAGGCGGCTTCATCTGCGGGACAGCTGCAGCAGAAGAAGGGCAAGTGGAAATCGGTGTCGAGGGCGATGATGGAGAGGGGATACTGCGTGTCACCGCAGCAGTGCGAGGATAAGTTCAATGATCTGAACAAACGCTACAAGCGGGTCAACGATCTGCTGGGCAAGGGAACAGCATGTCGTGTCGTGGAGAATCAGTCGCTCCTCGACTCCATGGACAATCTATCCCCCAAGGCCAAGGAGGAGGCCCGCAAGCTCCTCAACTCCAAGCACCTCTTCTTCCGCGAGATGTGCGCCTATCATACCAGCTGCACCGCGGCTGCTTCTGCTTCTGCTTCTGCTTCTGTTGCTCCTCTGCCCTCTTCTGCCACCGCTGCTCCGGATCATTTTCACGACCAACAGGCTCCTCATGTTCTTGCTGctcctgctgctgctgctgctgctgctggagaTACGGGCCAGCAGATGATGGAGATGGAAAGAGAGAGACCCGATGACGAGGACGATGCGGACAACGAGGTGGAGGGAGAGGATGACTACAATGATGAGTACTTggatgatgaggacgatgaGGACGAGGGTCATCACCGCGCCCGCCACCATCATTCGCACCAGCATTATAAACATGAGGAAAGGGAAAGAGGAAGAGTAAGGGACAGGGATAGGGACGCGGACGAGGACACCAAGGATGCTACCACAATGGTAGCGGGGACAAAGAGGCCCAGAAGGTTGTCCCTGGGGCTGCCCTCAGCTTCCTCCGCCTCCTCTCCCCTGTCATTGTCGCTTTCGTCACCTTCGTCGGCATCCACATCTATGCAGCAGCTGAGGAGCGAATTGATGGGGCTGGCAAACGGAGGGCTCAGCGAGCCGCACCAGAAGCACTGGCTCAAGAACAGGGCACTGGAGCTGGAGGAGCAGCAGGTGCACCTCCAGAGCCGGGCCTTCGAGCTAGAGCGCCAGCGCTTCAAATGGCTCCGCTTCAGCAGCAACAAGGAGCGAGAGCTTGAGAAAGCAAAGATAGAGAACGAACGCCTCCGACTTGAGAATGAGCGGATGCTGCTCCTGCTACGCCAGAAGGAGCTCCAACTGATCAATGCCTCTGGCACGGTCACGTTTCTTGCCAGTAATAGTGATGCTCAGCATCAGCAGCAACAGCAACTACTTTCCGGCAACTACAAGCGCTCCGCGGATCACCACCCGTATCCCCTCTAG